From the genome of Cedecea lapagei, one region includes:
- the umuC gene encoding translesion error-prone DNA polymerase V subunit UmuC: MFALVDVNSFYASCEAAFRPDLAGKPIVVLSNNDGCVIARSAEARPFVKMGAPFFKQKEALRRHGVLTFSSNYELYADMSQRVMGVLEELLPQVEVYSIDEAFCDLTGVSHCCNLKAFGQTIRSTIRQRTRLTVGVGIAPTKTLAKLANHAAKMWPQRTAGVVDLSRAEHQRWLMAQLPVAEVWGVGRRLSKKLDDMGIKTVLQLADADIRFIRRHFSVVLERTVRELRGESCLEMGEFTPAKQEIICSRSFGERITEFEDMRQAISSYASRAAEKLRAEHQYCRVISAFVKSSPFATNEPYYGNCSSVSLLIPTQDSRDIIQAATQSLEAIWRDGHRYQKAGVMLGDFFSQGVAQFDLFDSNAPRPNGEQLMNVLDFLNKKQGKGTLYFAGQGIEQPWAMKREMLSPRYTTRYADLPVARVC, translated from the coding sequence ATGTTTGCGCTGGTGGATGTGAATAGCTTTTACGCCTCATGTGAAGCGGCGTTTCGCCCCGATCTTGCAGGCAAGCCGATTGTGGTGTTGTCCAATAACGACGGCTGCGTTATTGCACGCTCTGCGGAGGCCCGGCCTTTTGTAAAAATGGGCGCCCCTTTTTTTAAACAGAAAGAGGCGCTCAGGCGGCATGGCGTGCTGACGTTTAGCAGCAACTACGAGCTGTATGCTGATATGAGCCAGCGGGTGATGGGCGTTCTCGAAGAGTTATTACCCCAGGTTGAGGTTTACTCCATTGACGAGGCCTTTTGCGATTTAACGGGCGTCAGCCATTGCTGCAACCTGAAGGCGTTTGGCCAGACCATCCGCTCGACGATTCGCCAGCGTACTCGCCTGACGGTGGGCGTCGGTATCGCTCCGACTAAAACGCTGGCAAAGCTGGCAAACCATGCGGCAAAAATGTGGCCGCAGAGAACCGCTGGGGTAGTTGATTTATCGCGCGCTGAGCACCAGCGCTGGCTTATGGCGCAGCTTCCTGTCGCTGAGGTCTGGGGCGTGGGGCGGCGGTTGTCGAAAAAACTCGACGATATGGGCATCAAAACGGTTTTACAGCTTGCCGATGCGGACATCCGTTTTATTCGCAGGCACTTTAGCGTGGTGCTGGAAAGAACGGTGCGTGAGCTGCGCGGAGAGTCATGCCTTGAAATGGGAGAGTTTACGCCGGCGAAGCAGGAGATTATCTGCAGTCGCTCTTTCGGGGAACGTATTACCGAGTTTGAGGATATGCGCCAGGCTATCAGCAGCTATGCAAGCCGGGCGGCAGAAAAACTGCGTGCCGAGCACCAGTACTGCCGGGTGATCTCCGCTTTTGTGAAGAGCAGCCCGTTTGCGACGAATGAGCCTTATTACGGCAACTGTTCATCCGTTTCGCTGCTTATCCCCACGCAGGACAGCCGGGACATTATCCAGGCCGCAACGCAGAGTCTTGAGGCTATCTGGCGGGACGGGCATCGCTATCAGAAAGCGGGCGTCATGCTGGGGGACTTTTTCAGCCAGGGCGTGGCGCAATTCGATTTGTTCGACAGCAACGCGCCGCGTCCTAACGGCGAACAGCTGATGAACGTTCTCGACTTTCTGAATAAAAAGCAGGGCAAGGGCACGCTCTACTTTGCCGGGCAGGGAATAGAGCAGCCGTGGGCGATGAAGCGCGAAATGCTGTCGCCGCGCTATACCACGCGCTATGCCGACCTGCCCGTGGCGCGGGTTTGCTAG
- a CDS encoding RES family NAD+ phosphorylase, giving the protein MSDNPLYFKKVTGFFFRAVPTEFLSSVLSRCRPDTPGRYHRPGQTILYMSPVSEWAMRAVAAYMREDGKPRVIVPLYVEGALVLDQRDEPSCQALGINRDLSNHSWLSALQNNSEPPSWQTADQARISNADGIIDRSRSIPDGWHLNLFRWNDLGGPRVTVCGEAVPVPLDVRIKIP; this is encoded by the coding sequence GTGTCTGATAACCCTCTATATTTCAAAAAAGTCACCGGCTTCTTTTTCCGTGCCGTACCAACCGAGTTCCTCAGCAGCGTGCTGTCGCGGTGCCGACCGGATACCCCTGGACGTTATCATCGGCCTGGCCAAACGATTCTTTATATGAGCCCGGTTAGCGAATGGGCAATGCGCGCGGTAGCCGCCTATATGCGCGAGGATGGCAAACCGCGGGTCATTGTACCGCTCTACGTTGAGGGCGCGCTGGTGCTCGACCAGCGGGATGAGCCTTCGTGCCAGGCACTGGGCATTAACCGCGACCTGTCTAACCACTCCTGGCTCAGCGCGTTGCAGAACAATAGCGAGCCGCCCTCGTGGCAAACTGCCGACCAGGCACGCATTTCCAATGCCGATGGCATTATCGACCGCTCCCGAAGTATTCCGGACGGCTGGCACCTGAATTTGTTTCGCTGGAACGATCTTGGCGGGCCACGAGTCACTGTGTGCGGTGAGGCGGTACCCGTTCCGTTAGACGTGCGCATAAAAATACCCTAA
- a CDS encoding HTH-like domain-containing protein yields the protein MNEIEIYTRIKQVLDDAPRNQYTVEMHLQMIKYADELNSITSKEFCEGVGLRSSFGTEFSKMRNLTQRLKAAGLDTAKL from the coding sequence ATGAACGAAATTGAGATCTATACGCGTATTAAGCAAGTCTTGGACGACGCACCTCGCAATCAATATACCGTTGAGATGCACCTACAAATGATCAAATATGCTGATGAGCTGAATAGCATCACGTCAAAAGAGTTTTGTGAAGGGGTTGGTTTACGAAGTAGCTTTGGTACGGAGTTCAGTAAAATGCGCAACTTAACCCAGCGCTTGAAAGCTGCAGGACTTGATACTGCCAAGCTTTAA
- a CDS encoding ATP-dependent nuclease, translated as MSIQIDIVRISGFRGISNIEISLPRVTVLLGQNNAGKTSIIKAVQLAIGDYSRYLADEDFHIGEDEKRQEIITVDIRFIAVDNDTRAREFSENWQQAFGDKIQSEPDGKQFVVLRTVAKPDRVKGGYTVDRFHLDMWPELSEWQDARVINKNRLGKRLEAVPFISIDAQRDIHNELKEKSSFVGRVLSSVEYNDKDVAELERMVAEVNKEAIDKSEPLKRLKTHLDSMNQSFEGSGKTELSPFPKKIRDLSKRFSVNFGESDKSSFSMEYHGMGTRSWASMLTVKAFTELLAKNHEEEVEPFFPIMAAEEPEAHLHPNAQRTLYRQLIDVPGQVIISTHSPYIAGLAELHEVRYLSKPDNSVQISQLRNTFEDDDLRKLKREVVHSRGELLFSKAIVLSEGETEEQALPELFEAYTGKHPFSLGVNFVGVNGSGAKYRPFLILAKDLNIPVFIFSDGEEQTIKELKKNYEKIFGATDIEKADNITILEGTDFEGYLLSQGFNELIEKTICEVAGEGKIDNWIKKRNGTPLKPTKSDKPACETCKQPIFESELRDYNGADGRIRAILEIIDLNKPLYAKAITDNLIKLPAESFPTKIIELFEKIKSGV; from the coding sequence ATGAGTATCCAAATAGATATTGTTCGTATCAGCGGCTTTCGTGGCATATCTAATATCGAAATATCCTTGCCGAGAGTTACCGTATTACTTGGGCAAAATAATGCAGGTAAGACATCGATTATAAAAGCTGTACAGCTAGCAATTGGGGACTACTCGCGCTACTTAGCTGACGAAGATTTTCATATAGGAGAGGATGAAAAACGCCAAGAAATAATCACAGTCGATATTCGGTTTATAGCTGTTGATAATGATACGAGAGCGAGAGAATTTTCAGAAAATTGGCAACAGGCATTTGGTGATAAAATTCAGTCAGAGCCTGATGGGAAGCAATTCGTAGTGTTACGAACTGTTGCAAAACCAGATCGAGTAAAGGGCGGCTATACAGTTGATCGGTTTCATTTAGATATGTGGCCAGAACTTAGCGAGTGGCAAGATGCCCGGGTTATCAACAAAAACAGATTGGGTAAACGACTGGAGGCTGTACCGTTCATTTCGATTGATGCTCAAAGAGACATACATAATGAACTGAAAGAAAAATCATCTTTCGTTGGTCGTGTTCTATCTAGTGTTGAGTATAACGATAAAGATGTTGCTGAACTGGAGCGGATGGTGGCCGAAGTTAATAAAGAGGCCATCGACAAAAGCGAACCTCTTAAGCGATTAAAGACTCATCTGGATAGTATGAATCAATCATTTGAAGGTTCAGGAAAAACAGAGCTTAGCCCGTTTCCAAAAAAAATTCGCGATCTGTCAAAGCGTTTTAGTGTGAATTTCGGTGAATCTGATAAAAGCTCATTTTCTATGGAATACCATGGTATGGGTACTCGCAGTTGGGCATCCATGTTGACAGTAAAAGCCTTTACTGAGTTGTTGGCCAAAAATCACGAAGAGGAAGTCGAACCATTTTTCCCAATTATGGCCGCCGAGGAACCAGAAGCACATCTTCATCCAAATGCGCAAAGAACATTATACAGACAACTTATAGATGTTCCTGGCCAAGTGATTATTAGTACTCACTCGCCATATATTGCTGGGTTGGCTGAGTTACATGAAGTTAGATATTTGAGCAAACCAGATAATTCTGTTCAGATAAGTCAGCTTAGAAATACATTTGAAGATGACGATCTGAGAAAATTGAAAAGAGAAGTGGTTCACTCCCGTGGCGAGCTCTTATTTTCCAAAGCGATAGTCCTCTCAGAAGGTGAAACTGAAGAGCAAGCCCTACCTGAGCTTTTTGAAGCCTATACTGGAAAACATCCTTTCTCACTCGGAGTAAATTTTGTGGGCGTCAATGGTTCCGGTGCAAAATACCGTCCTTTTCTTATTTTAGCGAAAGATCTAAATATTCCAGTATTTATATTTAGCGACGGTGAAGAACAAACAATTAAAGAGCTCAAGAAAAATTATGAAAAAATATTCGGAGCTACTGATATCGAAAAGGCAGATAACATCACCATACTTGAAGGGACAGATTTCGAAGGTTACCTATTAAGCCAAGGATTTAATGAACTGATAGAAAAAACCATCTGTGAAGTTGCTGGTGAGGGTAAAATTGATAACTGGATCAAGAAACGAAATGGCACGCCTTTGAAACCGACAAAATCCGATAAGCCTGCCTGCGAAACGTGTAAGCAGCCTATTTTTGAATCAGAACTTAGAGATTATAATGGGGCGGATGGTCGTATTCGAGCGATACTCGAAATCATTGACTTAAACAAGCCACTTTATGCAAAAGCAATTACAGACAATCTAATTAAATTGCCAGCTGAGAGTTTCCCAACTAAGATTATCGAATTATTCGAAAAAATTAAATCTGGAGTATGA